A region of Malaclemys terrapin pileata isolate rMalTer1 chromosome 5, rMalTer1.hap1, whole genome shotgun sequence DNA encodes the following proteins:
- the MCUB gene encoding calcium uniporter regulatory subunit MCUb, mitochondrial isoform X2, which translates to MLCLKQTGNLKHHKAACYSTLVPSDEVTVNYRYGLPVVTLMLPSRKERCQFTVKPMLTRVGTFLQDIQKEDKGIERAEVFTTDGSKIPATALMEVLLMNDFKLVINNTTYSVQVPVKEKWSREHAAEAEDIKSLVHRLFIALHLEDHQLRRERELLQKLDHLREQLVPLEQMKAKIATSADAKTNRLLWTGLALLSTQGGALAWLTWWVYSWDIMEPVTYFITYGSALAFYAYFVLTKQDYVYPDIKDRQFLHYFYRKSRSQHFDVEQYNKLKEALAEVEESLRRLHQPLHLQLPIQEINDKD; encoded by the exons ATGCTGTGTCTGAAGCAAACTGGAAATCTGAAGCACCATAAAGCAGCATGCTATAGCACACTGGTGCCATCTGATG aAGTAACTGTCAATTACAGATATGGCCTTCCTGTGGTAACCCTTATGTTACCCTCAAGAAAAGAGCGCTGTCAGTTTACCGTCAAGCCAATGTTAACAAGGGTGGGGACCTTCCTGCAGGATATACAGAAAGAAGATAAAGGAATTGAGAGGGCAGAAGTCTTTACAACAG ATGGTAGCAAGATCCCTGCTACAGCATTGATGGAAGTTTTGTTGATGAATGACTTCAAACTTGTAATCAACAACACAACTTATAGTGTACAAGTCCCTGTAAAAG AGAAGTGGAGTAGAGAGCATGCTGCTGAAGCAGAAGATATCAAATCCTTGGTTCATAGACTGTTCATCGCCCTTCATTTAGAAGACCACCagttaaggagagagagagaactgcttCAGAAACTGGACCACCTAAGGGAACAGCTGGTACCCCTTGAGCAG ATGAAAGCCAAAATTGCAACAAGTGCAGATGCAAAGACCAATAGGCTCCTATGGACTGGCTTAGCACTACTGTCCACTCAAGGTGGAGCCCTGGCCTGGCTCACGTGGTGGGTCTATTCATGGGATATAATGGAGCCAGTGACATATTTTATCACGTACGGGAGTGCCCTGGCATTCTATGCTTACTTTGTACTTACTAAACAG GATTATGTTTACCCAGATATTAAAGACAGGCAATTCCTCCACTACTTCTACCGGAAATCCAGAAGCCAACATTTTGATGTGGAACAGTATAACAAGCTAAAAGAGGCACTGGCAGAG GTTGAAGAGTCCCTGAGACGCCTGCATCAGCCCCTACATCTGCAACTTCCAATACAAGAAATTAATGACAAagactaa